In Candidatus Eisenbacteria bacterium, the following are encoded in one genomic region:
- a CDS encoding SulP family inorganic anion transporter — translation MRGARSDVAAGQPQVPGRLAAPREPRGWRRWIPGVAIAREYRIGWLPSDLMAGLVLATMLVPAGIAYAHAAGIPGINGLYATIVCLVAYALFGPSRILVLGPDSSLAPLIFAAIAPLAAGDPARAVALGAGMAIVSGLVLILAGVFRLGFVTELISKPIRYGYMNGIAIVVLISQLPKLLGLSIERGEPLRDLWLVARQVFAGQTDLLTFAVGAATLLVILVLKRFKRVPGILLAVAGATLAVVWLGLEERGVKVLGLLPQGLPTFEWPDLDLKEINAILAGALAVTMVSFADTTVLSRTYSSKSGAPVNPSQELIGLGAANLASGLFKGFPISSSSSRTPVAEASGAKTQMTGVVGALAVASLVAFAPALLEDLPNVALAAVVIASAIGLFELADLRRVHRIQRWEFWLSIACTAGVVVFGTIAGIGLAIVAAVIEFLWDGWRPHSAVLGRADGVRGYHDITRYPDARRVPGLVLFRWDAPLFFANAEQFRKRVLEALEESPTPVRQLLIAAEPVTSIDVTSADMLAELDRTLEEAQIELDFAEMKDPVKDKLKRFGLFERLGPENFHPTVGAAVDDYLEKHKVDWKP, via the coding sequence GTGCGCGGGGCGAGGAGCGACGTCGCGGCCGGACAGCCTCAGGTTCCTGGACGCCTTGCGGCGCCGCGCGAGCCCCGCGGCTGGCGTCGCTGGATTCCCGGCGTCGCCATCGCGCGCGAGTACCGGATCGGATGGTTGCCGAGCGATCTGATGGCCGGCCTGGTGCTCGCCACCATGCTGGTTCCGGCCGGGATCGCGTACGCGCACGCCGCGGGCATCCCGGGGATCAACGGGCTCTACGCCACGATCGTGTGCCTGGTGGCGTACGCGCTGTTTGGCCCGAGTCGCATCCTGGTGCTCGGTCCCGACTCGTCCCTGGCGCCCCTGATCTTCGCCGCCATCGCGCCGCTCGCGGCCGGCGATCCGGCGCGCGCCGTCGCGCTCGGCGCCGGCATGGCCATCGTCTCCGGATTGGTGCTGATTCTGGCCGGTGTCTTTCGTCTCGGCTTCGTGACCGAGCTGATCTCGAAGCCGATCCGCTACGGTTACATGAACGGCATCGCGATCGTGGTGCTGATCAGCCAGCTGCCGAAGCTCCTCGGCCTCTCGATCGAGCGCGGGGAGCCGCTCCGCGACCTGTGGCTCGTGGCGCGGCAGGTGTTCGCGGGTCAAACGGACCTTCTGACCTTCGCGGTCGGCGCCGCGACGCTCCTCGTCATCCTCGTGCTCAAGCGCTTCAAGCGCGTGCCCGGCATCCTCCTCGCGGTGGCAGGGGCGACCCTCGCCGTGGTCTGGCTCGGCCTCGAAGAGCGCGGGGTGAAAGTGCTGGGCTTGCTTCCGCAAGGGCTTCCAACCTTCGAGTGGCCCGATCTCGATCTCAAGGAGATCAATGCCATCCTGGCCGGCGCGCTCGCGGTCACGATGGTGTCGTTTGCCGACACCACCGTGCTCTCTCGAACCTACTCCTCCAAGTCCGGCGCGCCGGTGAATCCCAGCCAGGAGCTGATCGGCCTCGGCGCCGCCAACCTGGCCAGCGGACTCTTCAAGGGCTTCCCGATCAGCAGCAGCTCCTCGCGCACGCCGGTCGCCGAGGCATCGGGAGCCAAGACGCAGATGACCGGCGTGGTCGGGGCGCTGGCGGTCGCCTCGCTGGTGGCCTTCGCTCCGGCGCTTCTCGAGGATTTGCCGAACGTCGCGCTGGCCGCGGTCGTGATCGCCTCGGCCATCGGTCTCTTCGAGCTGGCCGACTTGCGGCGAGTCCATCGGATCCAGCGCTGGGAGTTTTGGCTCTCGATCGCCTGCACCGCCGGAGTCGTGGTGTTCGGCACGATCGCGGGGATCGGGCTGGCCATCGTGGCGGCCGTGATCGAGTTCCTATGGGACGGCTGGCGCCCGCATTCCGCCGTGCTCGGGCGCGCGGACGGGGTCCGCGGCTACCACGACATCACGCGTTATCCCGATGCTCGGCGGGTGCCCGGCCTGGTGCTGTTCCGCTGGGACGCGCCGCTCTTCTTCGCCAACGCCGAGCAGTTTCGCAAGCGCGTGCTCGAGGCGTTGGAGGAATCGCCGACGCCCGTGCGCCAGCTCCTGATCGCGGCCGAGCCGGTGACCAGCATCGATGTGACCTCGGCGGACATGCTCGCCGAGCTCGACCGAACACTGGAAGAAGCGCAGATCGAGCTGGACTTCGCCGAGATGAAGGACCCGGTCAAGGACAAGCTGAAGCGCTTCGGCCTGTTCGAGCGGCTGGGTCCCGAGAACTTCCATCCGACCGTCGGCGCGGCCGTCGACGACTACCTCGAGAAGCACAAGGTCGACTGGAAA
- a CDS encoding YqjK family protein: MSEREALHARRAQLVERAAHERAELARLLGELEKPVRVVDRGLAFVRGLKRTPWLGAGIGAAMAALTMVRPRGVIGWIATGRALWEVLAGARRKASHT, translated from the coding sequence ATGAGCGAGCGGGAAGCGCTGCATGCCCGTCGCGCCCAGCTGGTCGAGCGTGCGGCGCACGAGCGGGCCGAGCTCGCTCGGCTTCTCGGCGAGCTGGAAAAGCCGGTCCGCGTCGTCGATCGAGGTCTGGCGTTCGTGCGCGGCTTGAAACGAACCCCCTGGCTCGGCGCCGGCATCGGGGCCGCGATGGCGGCGCTCACGATGGTGCGTCCGCGCGGGGTCATAGGCTGGATCGCGACCGGGCGAGCGTTGTGGGAGGTGCTGGCCGGCGCGCGGCGCAAGGCCTCGCACACCTAG
- a CDS encoding phage holin family protein — protein MNSESDPPREGGFVASLHRLGHNLLQVVTTRLEILSTEVKEERLNLVRLILVALTVLFCLQVGLIFALLFVVLAVGESNRLAAIGIGALILLLGAVGGALWMRHWLKHRPPMFATTLAELRKDRDRIRGRR, from the coding sequence ATGAACAGCGAATCGGACCCGCCGCGCGAAGGCGGCTTCGTCGCTTCACTTCACCGCCTCGGCCACAACCTGCTTCAGGTGGTGACGACGCGGCTGGAGATCCTCTCCACCGAAGTGAAGGAAGAGCGCCTCAACCTGGTGCGGCTGATTCTGGTCGCGCTCACGGTGCTCTTCTGCCTGCAGGTCGGTCTCATCTTCGCGCTGCTGTTCGTCGTGCTCGCCGTCGGAGAATCCAACCGTCTGGCCGCGATCGGAATCGGCGCGCTGATCTTGTTGCTGGGCGCCGTGGGTGGGGCGTTGTGGATGAGACATTGGCTCAAGCACCGGCCGCCGATGTTCGCGACCACGCTGGCCGAGCTCCGCAAGGACCGGGATCGCATCCGAGGCCGGCGATGA
- a CDS encoding DUF883 family protein, with translation MTPGTIHDAREQLVVDMKAVIADAQELLEATTSATGDRIKAARARAEETIRAARQRVADLEVVDRAKEAARSTDAYVHEHPWGAVGLAAAAGVVVGVLIARR, from the coding sequence ATGACCCCAGGAACGATCCACGATGCCCGCGAACAGCTCGTCGTCGACATGAAAGCCGTCATCGCCGACGCGCAGGAGCTGCTCGAGGCAACGACCAGCGCGACCGGCGATCGCATCAAGGCCGCGCGGGCGCGCGCGGAGGAGACCATCCGGGCGGCGCGGCAGCGCGTGGCGGATCTCGAGGTCGTCGATCGCGCCAAAGAGGCCGCGCGCTCGACGGACGCGTACGTCCATGAGCATCCATGGGGCGCCGTGGGCCTCGCCGCGGCCGCGGGAGTGGTGGTCGGCGTTCTGATCGCGCGGCGCTGA
- a CDS encoding beta-N-acetylhexosaminidase — MSGITRHPKVSTRALPALVASAWLLPSLAFAQLRIIPDPSSVQTGSGRLALTGAVTIAVGNDAEDRFAAELLGEEIRAATGKDPRVVQSGSGTIVLRRDGSLAAAGDEGYRLEVKSGGVTVTARTAAGLFYGVQTLRQMIEPAGIPVATIEDRPAMRWRGVHDDISRGPVPTVEALKRRIAILAEFKVNLYALYSEQAIAYRSEPLVANPGGAFTPEELRDVSAFASRHHVALMIEQQVFGHLDRLLGYERYKELAETPLSGALAPANPKSLALAETLLTEAASYSSAPFVHVGGDEMTEIGKGQSRELVAKRGLGNVYVDWLARLDRTLAARGKRTMFWGDFIESHPEVAARLPKSAVAAVWDYSGRENFESRLAIFRNAGVDVFVCPGAINWSRIFPNLSIAIPNIRGLTREGQKKGALGQLTCTWDDNGDALFGLCWYPVLYGAAAAWKSGDYDPERFRLAFDWAFLRSPGHEAADAVASVASAHTILQSVRPMDATIELSWLNPARGSLDRRLLGMIGAPTLDLRRAQEQAIEQVERARVKARRNADQLDYVAFAARRLHAIGQRAILAERLKAYYQDAFDHQKTKDKSARVVDRLNAILGLIAQGREQSAMLRDEYQRLWLAENRPYWLGNVLAEFDRDLQVWAEKWDRIRVALVEFRNGTPLPAPEALGLGA; from the coding sequence GTGTCCGGGATCACCCGCCATCCCAAGGTTTCCACGCGAGCGCTGCCGGCGCTGGTGGCTTCCGCCTGGCTCCTGCCCTCGCTTGCCTTCGCGCAGCTCCGGATCATTCCCGACCCGTCCAGCGTCCAGACCGGATCGGGCCGGCTCGCTCTGACGGGCGCCGTGACCATCGCGGTCGGCAACGACGCGGAGGACCGCTTTGCCGCGGAGCTGCTCGGCGAAGAGATCCGCGCCGCCACGGGCAAGGATCCGCGCGTGGTTCAAAGCGGCAGCGGCACGATCGTCCTGCGCCGCGACGGGAGTCTCGCCGCGGCGGGCGACGAAGGCTACCGGCTCGAGGTGAAGAGCGGTGGCGTCACGGTGACGGCCCGCACCGCCGCCGGTCTCTTCTACGGCGTCCAGACCCTGCGCCAGATGATCGAGCCGGCGGGCATTCCGGTGGCCACGATCGAGGACCGCCCGGCCATGCGCTGGCGAGGCGTGCACGACGACATCAGCCGCGGACCGGTGCCGACCGTCGAGGCGCTCAAGCGCCGCATCGCGATCCTCGCCGAGTTCAAGGTCAACCTCTACGCGCTCTACTCCGAGCAGGCGATCGCCTATCGCAGTGAGCCTCTGGTCGCCAATCCCGGCGGCGCGTTCACGCCGGAAGAGCTTCGCGACGTATCGGCCTTCGCGAGCCGCCACCACGTCGCCCTGATGATCGAGCAGCAGGTCTTCGGCCACCTCGACCGCCTGCTCGGCTACGAGCGCTACAAGGAGCTGGCCGAGACGCCGCTCTCCGGCGCGCTCGCTCCCGCGAATCCCAAGAGCCTGGCGCTGGCGGAGACGCTGCTCACCGAGGCCGCGTCGTATTCCTCCGCGCCGTTCGTCCACGTCGGCGGCGACGAGATGACCGAGATCGGCAAGGGCCAGTCGCGCGAGCTGGTGGCGAAGCGAGGGCTCGGGAACGTCTATGTCGACTGGCTCGCGCGCCTCGACCGCACGCTCGCGGCACGCGGCAAGCGGACCATGTTCTGGGGCGACTTCATCGAGTCGCATCCCGAGGTTGCGGCCAGGCTTCCCAAGAGCGCGGTGGCGGCGGTGTGGGACTACTCGGGACGCGAGAACTTCGAGTCCCGGCTGGCGATCTTCCGCAATGCCGGCGTGGACGTGTTCGTCTGCCCAGGCGCCATCAACTGGAGCCGCATCTTCCCCAACCTGTCGATCGCGATTCCCAACATCCGAGGTCTCACCCGCGAAGGCCAGAAGAAGGGCGCCCTGGGCCAGCTGACCTGCACCTGGGACGACAACGGCGACGCCCTCTTCGGGCTGTGCTGGTATCCGGTCCTCTACGGCGCGGCCGCGGCGTGGAAGAGCGGCGACTACGATCCCGAGCGCTTCCGGCTCGCGTTCGACTGGGCCTTCCTGCGCAGTCCGGGGCACGAAGCCGCGGATGCCGTGGCGAGCGTGGCGAGCGCCCACACCATCCTGCAGAGCGTGCGCCCGATGGACGCGACCATCGAGTTGTCGTGGCTCAACCCGGCGCGCGGCAGCCTCGACCGGCGTCTGCTCGGCATGATCGGGGCGCCGACGCTCGACCTGCGGCGCGCGCAGGAGCAGGCCATCGAGCAGGTCGAGCGTGCACGGGTGAAGGCGCGACGCAACGCCGACCAGCTCGACTACGTGGCCTTCGCCGCGCGCCGGCTCCACGCGATCGGGCAGCGCGCGATCCTGGCCGAGCGGCTCAAGGCGTACTACCAGGACGCCTTCGACCACCAGAAGACCAAGGACAAATCGGCCCGGGTGGTGGATCGACTCAACGCCATCCTCGGTCTCATCGCGCAAGGCCGCGAGCAGAGCGCGATGCTGCGCGACGAGTACCAGCGCCTGTGGCTGGCCGAGAATCGGCCCTACTGGCTCGGCAACGTGCTCGCCGAGTTCGACCGCGATCTCCAGGTCTGGGCCGAGAAGTGGGACCGCATCCGGGTGGCCCTGGTCGAGTTCCGAAATGGCACGCCCCTGCCCGCCCCGGAGGCGCTGGGGCTCGGCGCCTGA
- a CDS encoding peptidyl-prolyl cis-trans isomerase has product MRDSASRAPRRDVRALWLLGLLLVVAAPLVFAQQPPAQPTSPFWGTSPPNNPNPFASPLPQPAQASPRQPASPVIARVEGREITEDEYDKIADPYFAQLKAQFGASFDRNMQRTASLNVLDELIKRELLAIESQRQSTPVTQEDIDNVIKDQPFFMTDGKFDPVKFSSYKSDPRSNYQLILPQIKQTAQMRKLDESLRQRFKPTQAQVRAEWAKRYDQVRFKLLPLLTREMPIEPEAPEAEWARYYQAHPDEFAKRTRVRLRYQRLPLPAEGDSTRADEEKKALARARGIADSLRRRTLADTTERFTDTGLFEIPAPIIPSLGRVQGLNDTLAKADTDSTIRVVGPYVASDAVFVGSIVERLPKQVPPMREVLGEVKRRADSEHRRLTAEADRRAYYLAHQDKWRGTRAAITRVTLRESAIATPKPPTPQEVQRWYAQHGHSLFGKPDTSKAWIPPLSDSLRVLVAARITQEQRAKAAHDALAKIVTALRGSRDPRPMAKSAGAAVESLTIYALTSSDTLWRSPFLDSLRNTALASKGVVQGPRLFNAWWAVWRIDAADTGFVPTYEAAKARSDIDFNQEKLKKDEAEARAYFDQHRSEFKTPLKYALDYVAVTIPPADSMKVTDAEVRRRYDATRETYREEEQVKARHILFSTREQGPDVDKKAKARADSLLGGIRKNGGDFAELAKLFSQEPGAANRGGDLGWFGRKRMVKEFEDAAFALKPGEMSPVVKTMFGYHIIKVEDRKAAGIKPFDEVKPGLKAQMAQARADSSAMRAASTLRRKLAAGGDVKALAAPYGGIIGAAPIAANENVPALGMVTGLSQDLPTMTTGKWAAKSYRANTRYAVFRLRQKLPAHPAEFTEAKSQALEAVRNQKRLKALDEKTRAIRTALASGVPLDSIAAPYGGLRDSGPTIRSASYVPMLGMEPRVVEKAFATKLGQTTDSLHVALGRAWLRVEERKSGDPATFTATSAQIEADLAKKRYDAWVDEKKKTVKIEVIRPDLKGPRAVASLN; this is encoded by the coding sequence ATGCGCGATTCCGCTTCACGCGCACCGCGTCGCGACGTGCGTGCCCTCTGGCTCCTTGGTCTGCTGCTCGTCGTGGCGGCCCCTCTCGTGTTCGCCCAGCAGCCTCCGGCTCAGCCGACGAGTCCCTTCTGGGGAACGTCGCCTCCCAACAACCCCAATCCCTTCGCGTCCCCGCTGCCCCAGCCGGCTCAGGCTTCGCCTCGGCAGCCGGCGTCGCCGGTGATCGCCCGGGTGGAAGGGCGTGAGATCACCGAGGACGAATACGACAAGATCGCGGATCCCTACTTCGCCCAGCTCAAGGCGCAGTTCGGAGCGAGCTTCGATCGCAACATGCAGCGCACCGCATCGCTCAACGTCCTCGACGAGCTGATCAAGCGGGAGCTGCTCGCGATCGAGTCGCAGCGCCAGAGCACGCCGGTCACGCAGGAGGACATCGACAACGTCATCAAGGACCAGCCGTTCTTCATGACCGACGGCAAGTTCGACCCGGTGAAGTTCAGCAGCTACAAGTCGGATCCCCGGTCCAACTACCAGCTCATCCTGCCCCAGATCAAGCAGACCGCGCAGATGCGAAAGCTCGACGAATCGCTGCGCCAGCGATTCAAGCCCACGCAGGCCCAGGTGCGCGCCGAGTGGGCAAAGCGCTATGACCAGGTGCGCTTCAAGCTGCTGCCGCTGCTGACCCGCGAGATGCCGATCGAGCCCGAGGCGCCCGAGGCGGAATGGGCGCGCTACTACCAGGCGCATCCCGACGAGTTCGCCAAGCGCACCCGGGTGCGCCTTCGCTACCAGCGTCTGCCGCTTCCGGCCGAGGGCGACTCGACGCGCGCGGACGAGGAGAAGAAGGCGCTCGCGCGGGCCCGCGGCATCGCGGACTCGCTGCGCCGCCGAACCCTGGCCGATACCACCGAGCGCTTCACCGACACCGGCTTGTTCGAGATTCCCGCCCCCATCATCCCCAGCCTCGGCCGGGTGCAGGGCCTGAACGACACGCTCGCCAAGGCGGACACCGATTCGACCATCCGGGTGGTGGGACCCTACGTCGCGTCCGATGCGGTGTTCGTCGGATCGATCGTCGAGCGCCTACCCAAGCAGGTGCCCCCGATGCGGGAGGTGCTGGGCGAGGTCAAGCGCCGCGCCGACAGCGAGCACCGGCGCCTGACGGCCGAAGCCGACCGCCGCGCCTATTACCTGGCGCACCAGGACAAGTGGCGTGGCACTCGCGCCGCCATCACCCGCGTGACGCTCCGCGAGTCGGCGATCGCCACGCCCAAGCCGCCGACTCCTCAGGAGGTCCAGCGCTGGTATGCGCAGCACGGGCATAGCCTGTTCGGCAAGCCCGACACCTCGAAGGCCTGGATCCCGCCGCTTTCGGACTCGCTCCGTGTTCTGGTCGCCGCCCGCATCACGCAGGAGCAGCGCGCCAAGGCGGCCCACGATGCGCTGGCCAAGATCGTCACTGCGCTCCGCGGCTCTCGCGATCCCCGCCCGATGGCGAAGTCGGCCGGCGCCGCGGTCGAGAGCCTGACGATCTATGCGCTGACGTCTTCCGACACGCTGTGGAGGTCGCCCTTCCTCGATTCTCTGCGCAACACGGCGCTCGCGAGCAAGGGAGTGGTCCAGGGGCCGCGGCTCTTCAACGCGTGGTGGGCGGTATGGAGGATCGACGCGGCGGATACCGGGTTCGTTCCCACCTACGAGGCGGCAAAGGCCCGCTCGGACATCGACTTCAATCAGGAGAAGCTGAAGAAAGACGAGGCCGAGGCGCGGGCTTACTTCGACCAGCACCGCTCGGAGTTCAAGACGCCGCTCAAGTACGCGCTCGACTACGTCGCGGTCACGATCCCACCTGCCGACTCCATGAAGGTCACCGACGCCGAAGTGCGGCGCCGCTACGACGCGACCCGCGAGACCTATCGTGAAGAGGAGCAGGTGAAGGCACGGCACATCCTGTTCTCGACCCGAGAACAGGGCCCGGATGTCGACAAGAAAGCCAAGGCGCGCGCAGACTCGCTGCTGGGTGGGATCCGCAAGAACGGCGGCGACTTCGCCGAGCTTGCCAAGCTCTTCTCGCAGGAGCCGGGTGCCGCGAACCGCGGCGGTGATCTGGGCTGGTTTGGACGCAAGCGGATGGTGAAGGAATTCGAGGACGCCGCCTTCGCGCTCAAGCCGGGTGAGATGAGCCCGGTGGTGAAGACGATGTTCGGGTACCACATCATCAAGGTGGAGGATCGGAAAGCCGCGGGCATCAAGCCGTTCGACGAGGTGAAGCCCGGACTCAAGGCGCAGATGGCGCAGGCGCGGGCCGACTCGAGCGCCATGCGCGCCGCCAGCACGCTGCGCCGCAAGCTGGCCGCGGGCGGCGACGTGAAAGCCCTGGCCGCGCCGTACGGAGGCATCATCGGGGCCGCGCCGATCGCGGCCAACGAGAACGTGCCCGCCCTTGGCATGGTGACGGGACTGAGCCAGGACCTTCCCACGATGACCACCGGCAAGTGGGCGGCGAAGAGCTATCGCGCGAACACTCGTTACGCCGTCTTCCGCCTGCGTCAGAAGCTCCCCGCGCATCCCGCGGAGTTCACCGAGGCCAAGTCGCAGGCGCTCGAAGCGGTGCGCAACCAGAAACGCCTCAAGGCCCTGGACGAGAAGACCCGGGCGATTCGCACGGCGCTCGCCTCGGGCGTCCCGCTCGACTCGATCGCCGCGCCCTATGGCGGGCTGAGAGACAGCGGACCGACGATCCGCTCCGCGAGCTACGTGCCGATGCTCGGCATGGAGCCGCGAGTGGTCGAGAAGGCCTTCGCCACCAAGCTTGGCCAGACCACCGACTCCCTGCACGTCGCCCTGGGACGCGCGTGGCTGCGCGTCGAGGAGCGCAAGTCGGGAGATCCCGCCACCTTCACCGCGACCTCGGCGCAGATCGAGGCGGATCTGGCGAAGAAGCGCTACGACGCCTGGGTGGACGAAAAGAAGAAGACGGTGAAGATCGAGGTCATTCGACCCGACCTGAAGGGCCCGCGGGCCGTGGCCTCTCTCAACTAG
- a CDS encoding alpha/beta hydrolase, with protein sequence MKNRWRHLGAAAALACAAVALLTMVMHDSMIYFPSRASEPESVRRAAALGLSPWRDSEGRIVGWQRPDPRASARLVVFHGNAGSALDRAPYVGAFAALGWEVSIFEYPGYGARAGRPGKDAFIRTGRSAVAEMMRADPRPLTLLGESIGAGAASALLETEAGLAGAILVVPFARLIDVAWSHYGPLAFLLRDRWDNLAALKAARVPVAFVVATEDEVIGAPQGRKLHESYAGPKLLMELPGSSHNGFPLGPEVEWVRAVDAFLRGHQVSRASPGGSSDRSPL encoded by the coding sequence GTGAAGAACCGATGGCGCCATCTCGGCGCAGCCGCGGCGCTGGCCTGCGCCGCGGTGGCGCTGCTCACGATGGTGATGCACGACTCGATGATCTACTTCCCCAGTCGCGCGAGCGAGCCGGAGAGTGTGCGCCGCGCGGCGGCGCTCGGGCTCTCGCCATGGCGGGACTCCGAGGGCCGGATCGTCGGATGGCAGCGTCCAGACCCGCGGGCCTCGGCCCGGCTGGTCGTCTTCCACGGCAACGCCGGCTCAGCGCTGGATCGCGCGCCTTACGTCGGCGCCTTCGCCGCGCTGGGGTGGGAAGTGTCGATCTTCGAATACCCGGGCTACGGCGCGCGCGCCGGCCGGCCCGGGAAGGACGCCTTCATTCGCACCGGGCGCTCCGCCGTCGCCGAGATGATGCGTGCCGACCCGCGTCCGCTCACTTTGCTCGGGGAGAGCATCGGCGCCGGCGCCGCGAGCGCGCTGCTGGAGACCGAGGCCGGTCTGGCCGGGGCCATTCTCGTGGTGCCGTTCGCCCGGCTCATCGATGTCGCATGGAGCCATTACGGCCCATTGGCCTTCCTGCTGCGCGACCGGTGGGACAACCTCGCCGCGCTGAAGGCTGCGCGCGTGCCCGTCGCGTTCGTGGTCGCCACCGAGGACGAGGTCATCGGCGCTCCTCAGGGCCGCAAGCTCCACGAGTCCTATGCCGGCCCGAAGCTTCTGATGGAGTTGCCCGGCAGCTCTCACAATGGATTCCCGCTGGGCCCCGAGGTGGAGTGGGTGCGCGCGGTGGATGCCTTTCTCCGCGGGCATCAGGTGTCGCGAGCGAGTCCTGGCGGTTCCTCCGACCGTTCCCCGTTGTAA